The genomic DNA ACCCGTGGTGATCGTGAATACCAATGGATATTGGGATCCACTTCTCGACGTCTTGCGTCACGTCGTGGATCAGGGGTTCGCCGACGCGTCACTGCTGGAGTATTTCACCGTGGTGGCGGATGCGCCCGCGGCTCTGCGCTCGATCGAGGGCGCGATAAAAGGGTAAAGGCGCGGCCCTGTCAGGGCCGCACCTTCGTGGATTAAACTCATGCTGCTTCCAGCTCGGCGGAAACGATTTTCTCGATTTCCTCGACCGGATGGTTCGTCAGGGTTTTCGGCACCTCGCCGACGACCTTGTCGGTCACCTCCTGATGCAACTCCTTGCGCAGCTCGCCCAGCGTCGATGGGTCCGCGACCAGGACAATACGGTCAAAATCCTGCGCGTGCGCCCTGCGATAGAGAATATCGGCCAGATCGCCGGCAAAACGGTCCTTGGCCAACTGGTGCCAATCTGTGTCCTGCACCGCAGAGCGATGGGTGGACGGGCCGTCGTTGAAACGGCCGGGTCTGTTGGCCGCCTGTTCGCGGTTTGGTGGGTTGTCCTGCTCTTCCGTGCGGATCACATCCAGATGCGGGTTTGCCGCGTCGGTGCGATTGACGAGAAACAGGGCCTTCTCGCCGTCGGCGATCAGCACCCACGTATCTTGGGTCAAGGTGCTCATCCGGTTTCTCCGTGGTTGCGTTTGTCCTCGCCCGTGACGCGTGTCGTACCCTCGGGATCCTCGGTCGCTCTCTTGCGTTCGTCCTGCGTAGAGACATCGCGCTGCAAATCACCGCCCGCGCGCCCTTGCTGTGCAGCAGCGGCGGTGTCATCGGTGAATTTCTCGGTTTCGCGTGTGCCGTCATTGGATCGGTGGCGTTCGGCCATGGTAATGTCCTTTCACGTCTTTTCAGTTGCAGGACCAACGTGCCCGACCACCCAAGGGTTCCAACGCAAACGCCCCGCAGGAGAACCTGCGGGGCGTTTTTTTGTAAGCCGTAAAGGTTGATTTACATGCGGCCCGCGACGTTTTCCCAATTTACGAGATTGTCGAGGAAGTTGGACAGATAGTCCGGACGCGCGTTGCGGAAATCGATGTAGTAGGAGTGTTCCCAAACGTCACAGCCCAGAAGCGCGATCTGGCCAAAGCACACGGGGTTCACACCGTTTTCGGTCTTGGTGACCTTCAGGCTGCCATCGCTGTCCTTGACGAGCCATGCCCAGCCCGATCCGAATTGACCGGCACCGGCGGCTTTGAAGTCGTCCTTGAACTTATCGACGGATCCGAAAGATTCGGTCAGCGCCTTTTCCAGCTCGCCCGGCATCGCAGTCGAATCCGGCCCCATCATTTCCCAGAACTGGTTGTGGTTCCACAACTGGCTGATGTTGTTGAAAATACCGCTCTGGGCAACGGCGGAGGGGTCATAAGTGCCCTTGATGATCTCTTCGAGCGATTTGCCTTCCCACTCGGTGCCTTCGATCGCCTTGTTGCCATTCGTGACATAGGCATTGTGGTGCTTGTCATGGTGGAATTCGAGCGTCTCGGCGCTCATGCCTTTCGCCGCCAGCGCGTCGTGTGCATAGGGAAGATCGGGGAGTTCAAAAGCCATGGTGGGGCCTCCTCTGAGATTGTTAATGTCTGTGAGACATGAAGCGCGGAAAGGCGCGAGGTCAAGTCTACCCGGTGTCATTAAACACCAAACGTGCAATCAGGGCCGAAAGCCCTTCGCGGACTTGCGCTCGACGCAGCGGCCCTGCCCCTTGAATACCTGCTGGGTGCCTTACGGCCGTGCGAACACGGAGATGGCGCCCGTTGCGGTGTCCAACTTGCCATCGTAGCGGAAGTCGGGGATGCGCCTGCCGGTGCTGTCTTGCATTTCGCGGATGGACCAGTTGAACCTCATGGAGGCACCGCGCCGGCGCACCTTCGCAGGGACCGGTTTGCCAACGAAGTGCAGGACCGGGGCGTCGATGACCTGCAGTTTGCCCGCAGCATCGAACACCAGCCCGACCTTCGGGGAAACCCAACCGTTGGGTTCATCCACATCCATCGTACAGTCATAAAACAGGCCAGCGGCGTGGGTCGGTGCAGCGACAGACACACACAGGGAACATACAGCAAGAACAGATCGCAACATCATGAAAAGCATCCCAAAATTTCTACCATAGATAGGTAATTCAGGAAGTTTCGGGCTTCACCCGGAAACACCCGGCTGTCACGGTTTAATCTGCTTTGTGCACTTCGGAACTGGCCTGTGCTGCCACGCTGAGAACGTCGAACACGTACTGCGCGACCGATCTGAAGCAGACCACGCGGAAAGTCTGTTCATCGGTCATCCAGAACGCGGCCGCCACCTGCGCCAAACGGGTCCTGCGGAACATGCCGGGCTCGAACTGGCCCTGCGCCAGATCAACCGGGGCCAGTTTGGCCATCACGTCCCGCGCGTGTGGACCCGAGACTTCGAAAACGGCGCGAGCGTCGGATACGTTCACCGCCAGCGCGTGCTGCTTGGCCAGCTTGTCGGACAGATCCTGCGTCCTTTGGCGCACGCTTGCGTAGTCGGTCATGATCAGCAGCTCATCGGGCGACATCCATGCAATGGCGTTGTCACCCTGGCTCAGGATGGTGCGGGTTTGCGGCACGTTCACGCCCCCTGCCTCCTTGGCAGCCTTGATCAACGCCTTGTCAGCCAGATCGCCACGCAGTGTGATCATGCCGAGCGGGCCAAGCTCGGTAATGCGGGCGATGCCCCCGTCGAAACGGGCCTGGCCCAGCGCGGTTACGGGATCAGACATTCTGCTTTGCCCCTTCCTTGTCATAGAATACAGGGTCAACGATCCGAGCGCGGTAGGTTTTGCCGTCGGTGCCGGGGAACTCCAGCGTCTCTCCCATCCGGTCCGGCCCGTGCAGCACCAGACCCATCGCAATGCCACGGTCCAGATTGGGTGAATGGTAGCTGGACGTCACCCGCCCGATCACGTTGCGCTGGCCATTGTCGTTGGTGCCCTCGCCCACGGCGTATGCGCCATCGGGAAGCGTCGAGCTGTCCTCGGTTTCGAGGCCCACAAGCTTCCAGCGATCCGGATCGGCCATGTGGGAGCGCAAATGCGCGCGCTTGCCCAGATAATCCTCTTTCTTCTTGGACAGTGCCCAGTGAAGATTGAGGTCCTGGGGGATGACCGTGCCGTCGGTTTCATCACCGATCATGATGAAGCCCTTCTCGGCACGCAGGATATGCAGCGCTTCCGTGCCATAGGGCATCGCACCCAGCGACGTGCCGACCGTCATCAGCGCGTCCCAGAAAGCCCGACCCTGCCCGGCATCCACTGCGATCTCGTAGGACAGCTCGCCCGAGAACGAAATCCGGTAGACCCGGACATTGAAGCCACCGATCGTGCCGTCAGCCCATTCCATGAAGCCGAGCGCCTCGGCAGAAACATCCATACCGCCCAACGCCTCCAGTGCCTTGCGGGCATTCGGACCAACCACCGCAATCTGTGCGTATTGTTCGGTTACATTGGCGACATAGACGTCCCAATCCCACCATTCGGTCTGCAGCCATTCTTCCATGTGCGCGTGAATACTGTCGGCACCGCCGGTGGTGGTGTGGCACAACCATGTGTCCTCATCTATGCGCGCGACCACGCCGTCATCAATGAGGAACCCGTTGTCGTTGCACATCAGCCCGTAACGGCATTTGCCGGGTTTCAGCGTGCTCATCATGTTGGTGTAGAGCATGTCGAGGAATTTGCCCGCATCCGCCCCCTTCACGATCAGTTTGCCAAGGGTGGAGGCGTCCAGCAGACCAAGGTTTTCGCGGGTGTTTTTGGTCTCCCGCATGACCGCGTCGTGGGTGGTTTCGCCCGCCCGTTTGTAGGTATAGGGGCGGCGCCACTGGCCGACGGGTTCCCATTCCGCGCCATTGGCGTCGTGCCAGTCATGGAGCGGTGTGCGGCGCAGGGGCTGGAACACATCGCCGCGGGCCTCGCCCCCGATCGATGCCATGGAGATGGGGTGGTAAGGGGGCCGGAACGTGGTTGTCCCCACGGCTGGAATGTCTTCATCCAATGCACCAGCAAGCGTCGCGAGCCCGTTGATGTTGCTCAGTTTTCCCTGATCGGTCGCCATACCCAAAGTCGTATAGCGCTTGGCGTGTTCGACGCTGACAAAACCCTCCTGTGCCGCCAGCCGCACGTCTGAAACCTTCACATCGTTCTGGTAATCCAGCCATGCCTTTTCACGCAGCTTGACCGACGCGCCTTGTGGCATCAGCCATACCGGCATCATCGGGGCCTCGTCGCGGCGTGTGCCAACCGCCGCGCGGCCTGCGTCATCGGTGCTAAGCTCCAGTTGGGTCAGCGCGGCCAGCGCCGCGTCATGTGCATCGCGCAGAACGTCATCGAGTTGGAACACTCCCGTGGCCGTTCCTGCCGTGGTGACGAAAGCCTTGCCGTCGGCGCCCAGCGGTGCGCGAGACGCATCGGGGCTGAAGCACGCCTGCTCCGTGTCCCACTTGAGTTTGCCACCGCAATGCGACCACAGATGCACCACGGGTGACCATCCGCCCGACATCGCGACCGCATCGCAGGCGATCTCTTCGAGCACCGCGCCTTCGCCAGCCTGACTGCAGATCGTCACACCGGTGACCCGTTTCCCGCCTTTGACCGACGAGATCGCGTGCCCCACCATCACGCGAATGCCCAGCGCCTTGGCCTGTGTCATCAGCGGGCTGTCCTCCGCCGGCACGCGGGCGTCGATGATTGCAGGGACGTGCAGACCGGCGTGCTTCAGCGCGATCGCGGTGAGATAGGCGTCATCGTTGTTGGTCACCACCACCGTGCGGTCGCCGACCAGAACGCCGTAATTGACCACATAGTCGCGCATTGCAGCGGCGAGCATGACGCCCGGAATGTCATTACCCGCAAAGCTGAGCGGCCGTTCGATCGCCCCCGTTGCCGTGATGATGTGACCTGCCCTGATGCGCCACAACCGGTGGCGCGGGCCCGCGGCGCCCGGCGCGTGATCGGTCAGACGTTCGTAGCCCAGAACATAGCCGTGGTCGTAGACACCTGACCCCATCATGCGGGTGCGCATCGTGACGTTGTCCATAGCGACAAGTTTCACCAGAGTGTCGTCGATCCACTCCTGCGCAGGCTTGCCGTCAATCACCCCTTCATCGACAGGAGCCCGCCCACCCCAGTGGGCCGTCTGTTCGACAAGGATCACCCGTGCCCCTGTCGCCCCTGCCGCAAGTGCAGCCTGAAGCCCGGCCACGCCACCGCCGACGATCATGACATCGCAAAACGCGTAGTAATGCTCGTATGTGTCCTCGTCCCGTGCCTTGGGTGCTTTGCCGAGACCTGCGGAGTGCC from Sulfitobacter sp. S190 includes the following:
- a CDS encoding host attachment family protein, giving the protein MSTLTQDTWVLIADGEKALFLVNRTDAANPHLDVIRTEEQDNPPNREQAANRPGRFNDGPSTHRSAVQDTDWHQLAKDRFAGDLADILYRRAHAQDFDRIVLVADPSTLGELRKELHQEVTDKVVGEVPKTLTNHPVEEIEKIVSAELEAA
- a CDS encoding superoxide dismutase — protein: MAFELPDLPYAHDALAAKGMSAETLEFHHDKHHNAYVTNGNKAIEGTEWEGKSLEEIIKGTYDPSAVAQSGIFNNISQLWNHNQFWEMMGPDSTAMPGELEKALTESFGSVDKFKDDFKAAGAGQFGSGWAWLVKDSDGSLKVTKTENGVNPVCFGQIALLGCDVWEHSYYIDFRNARPDYLSNFLDNLVNWENVAGRM
- a CDS encoding sarcosine oxidase subunit gamma — protein: MSDPVTALGQARFDGGIARITELGPLGMITLRGDLADKALIKAAKEAGGVNVPQTRTILSQGDNAIAWMSPDELLIMTDYASVRQRTQDLSDKLAKQHALAVNVSDARAVFEVSGPHARDVMAKLAPVDLAQGQFEPGMFRRTRLAQVAAAFWMTDEQTFRVVCFRSVAQYVFDVLSVAAQASSEVHKAD
- a CDS encoding sarcosine oxidase subunit alpha family protein encodes the protein MSTRLASGGRLLDKQRAVSFTFNGKSMRGYAGDTLASALLANDQMLVGRSFKYHRPRGIVASGAEEPNGLVNLGVEAGFEPNARVTTTELFEGLTAASQNHWPSLEFDVGAINKHLSRFLPAGFYYKMFIHPRPLWKHVYEPIIRHSAGLGKAPKARDEDTYEHYYAFCDVMIVGGGVAGLQAALAAGATGARVILVEQTAHWGGRAPVDEGVIDGKPAQEWIDDTLVKLVAMDNVTMRTRMMGSGVYDHGYVLGYERLTDHAPGAAGPRHRLWRIRAGHIITATGAIERPLSFAGNDIPGVMLAAAMRDYVVNYGVLVGDRTVVVTNNDDAYLTAIALKHAGLHVPAIIDARVPAEDSPLMTQAKALGIRVMVGHAISSVKGGKRVTGVTICSQAGEGAVLEEIACDAVAMSGGWSPVVHLWSHCGGKLKWDTEQACFSPDASRAPLGADGKAFVTTAGTATGVFQLDDVLRDAHDAALAALTQLELSTDDAGRAAVGTRRDEAPMMPVWLMPQGASVKLREKAWLDYQNDVKVSDVRLAAQEGFVSVEHAKRYTTLGMATDQGKLSNINGLATLAGALDEDIPAVGTTTFRPPYHPISMASIGGEARGDVFQPLRRTPLHDWHDANGAEWEPVGQWRRPYTYKRAGETTHDAVMRETKNTRENLGLLDASTLGKLIVKGADAGKFLDMLYTNMMSTLKPGKCRYGLMCNDNGFLIDDGVVARIDEDTWLCHTTTGGADSIHAHMEEWLQTEWWDWDVYVANVTEQYAQIAVVGPNARKALEALGGMDVSAEALGFMEWADGTIGGFNVRVYRISFSGELSYEIAVDAGQGRAFWDALMTVGTSLGAMPYGTEALHILRAEKGFIMIGDETDGTVIPQDLNLHWALSKKKEDYLGKRAHLRSHMADPDRWKLVGLETEDSSTLPDGAYAVGEGTNDNGQRNVIGRVTSSYHSPNLDRGIAMGLVLHGPDRMGETLEFPGTDGKTYRARIVDPVFYDKEGAKQNV